In a single window of the Cucurbita pepo subsp. pepo cultivar mu-cu-16 chromosome LG18, ASM280686v2, whole genome shotgun sequence genome:
- the LOC111779928 gene encoding 28 kDa ribonucleoprotein, chloroplastic-like — MASSSATSILKPLSKADSCLLSLPSLFTCRPPHSFLSFPSKFTTAPFHLSSSHCSSLFSSSKKKTHLSSLVASVAQSSEWGQEDDTITIDPKLGGDEDGEEGPHWENQELSENESRISDWEGEGEGEDDGGSEGEGGGVLELGDEEEGPLEEPNEDAKLYVGNLSYDVDSQKLAMLFEKAGTVEIAEVIYDRQSDRSRGFGFVTMSSVEEAEKAVDTFNRYEFLGRTLVVNKAAARGSRPERQPRTFQPAFRIYVGNLAWEVDSARLEQVFSEHGKVVDARVLYDRDSGRSRGFGFVTMADETGMNDAIAALDGQSVDGRAIRVNVAEEKPRRNF; from the exons ATGGCTTCTTCTTCAGCCACTTCAATTTTGAAGCCCTTATCCAAGGCAGATTCTTGCCTTCTCTCTTTGCCTTCTCTCTTCACCTGCAGACCCCCGcactcttttctctctttcccttcCAAATTCACCACCGCCCCCTTCCATCTTTCCTCTTCTCATTGTTCTTCGCTCTTTTCCTCCTCGAAGAAGAAGACACATCTCTCATCGCTAGTTGCCTCTGTAGCCCAGTCTTCGGAGTGGGGCCAAGAAGACGATACCATCACCATTGACCCAAAACTCGGCGGCGACGAGGATGGCGAAGAAGGCCCTCATTGGGAAAATCAAGAGCTCAGTGAGAATGAGTCTCGTATTTCTGATTGGGAAGGTGAAGGTGAAGGCGAAGATGATGGAGGAAGTGAGGGTGAAGGAGGAGGAGTTTTGGAGCTGGGAGACGAGGAAGAAGGCCCTTTGGAGGAGCCAAATGAAGACGCTAAATTGTATGTTGGGAATTTGTCATATGACGTTGATAGTCAAAAGCTTGCAATGCTGTTTGAGAAGGCTGGAACTGTCGAGATTGCTGAG GTTATTTACGACCGACAATCAGATCGGAGTCGTGGTTTCGGTTTTGTGACAATGAGTAGTGTTGAAGAAGCTGAGAAAGCTGTGGATACCTTCAACCGTTAT GAGTTCTTGGGGAGGACGTTGGTTGTTAATAAGGCTGCCGCCAGAGGTTCAAGGCCAGAACGCCAACCTCGAACATTTCAACCAGCTTTCAGAATCTATGTTGGTAATCTTGCATGGGAAGTAGACAGTGCACGCCTGGAGCAGGTCTTCAGTGAACATGGTAAAGTAGTAGACGCTCGGGTTCTTTACGACCGGGACAGTGGCCGTTCTCGTGGATTTGGCTTCGTGACCATGGCCGACGAAACTGGAATGAATGATGCCATTGCTGCTCTGGATGGGCAG AGCGTAGATGGAAGGGCAATCAGAGTGAATGTCGCAGAGGAAAAACCAAGGCGCAATTTCTGA